A genomic region of Macrobrachium nipponense isolate FS-2020 chromosome 40, ASM1510439v2, whole genome shotgun sequence contains the following coding sequences:
- the LOC135212271 gene encoding uncharacterized protein LOC135212271: MVVEASMKFPLANKVNGQDAPTEQKQSDAPACEEPSVAEPVSEVAVKMNIQVTQAPIKEATPSGCESDIEDNDEDDSTEVSIEAPVVSSGAPALAAPTNRIPASLELPEKQL, from the exons ATGGTAGTGGAAGCATCAATGAAATTCCCTCTGGCAAATAAAG TAAATGGTCAGGATGCCCCCACAGAACAAAAGCAGTCTGATGCACCAGCCTGTGAGGAACCCAGTGTTGCTGAACCTGTCTCAGAGGTTGCTGTTAAGATGAACATACAAGTCACTCAGGCACCAATTAAAGAAG CTACGCCCTCTGGGTGCGAGAGTGATATTGAAGACAATGACGAAGATGATAGCACAGAGGTTTCAATAGAGGCCCCTGTTGTGTCTTCAGGTGCTCCTGCATTAGCTGCTCCAACAAACAGGATCCCTGCTTCTCTTGAGTTACCAGAGAAACAGTTGTGA